The genomic stretch GGGTCGAAGAAGGGCTCTTCCCCCACCCGAGAAGCCTCGACAGCGAAGAAGAGCTCGAAGAGGAGCGGCGGCTCTGCTACGTGGGGATGACCAGAGCTCGGAAAAAACTCTTCATGTACTCGGCCAGGACCAGGACGCTCTTCGGGGAGATGCGCTACCGGAGCGTATCGAGGTTCGTGGAAGAGATAGAGCCGGGCCTTATCGATGCCGTGTCCATAAGAGACGAGTACGTTGCGAAAGAAGTGGAGCCGGGGGCGGCGGGCGTCTACGTCGACGACGAGCCCTACTATACGAGCGAGGACAGCCAGCTCGACCCGACAGACGACCCGTTCAGGGTGGGCATGAAGGTGCGGCATCCGAGCTTCGGCACGGGTATTATAAGGATGCGCGAGGGGAACGGCGAGGCGACGAAGCTCACCGTGGACTTCCGCTCGACCGGTCCGAAGAAGCTCATGATAAAGTACGCCTCGCTCGTGCCGGTCTAAGTGCTGCCGCACGGTTAACGCCATAAGCGGCCCCCTCCGATTGCGAATTACGGAGTTCGGATTGCGGGATGGAAAAAAATTTAAAAGCAATTAATTCGCAATTCCCATTCTGAAATCTGTTTGCCC from Thermodesulfobacteriota bacterium encodes the following:
- a CDS encoding 3'-5' exonuclease, with the translated sequence VEEGLFPHPRSLDSEEELEEERRLCYVGMTRARKKLFMYSARTRTLFGEMRYRSVSRFVEEIEPGLIDAVSIRDEYVAKEVEPGAAGVYVDDEPYYTSEDSQLDPTDDPFRVGMKVRHPSFGTGIIRMREGNGEATKLTVDFRSTGPKKLMIKYASLVPV